DNA from bacterium:
GCCGCGCAGGGCACCCTCCTCGCCCTCTACCACCGCGAAAAAACCGGGGTGGGCCAGGAAGTGGACGTGAGCATGCTGGACGGCCAGGTGGCGCTGCTCACCTACCACGCCAGCAGCTTCTTCGCCACCGGAAACGTCCCGCCCCGCCGGGGGAACAAGCACCCCTCCATCACCCCGTATGAAACGTTCTCGTGCCGGGACGGCTACTTCAACATCGGGGTGGGCAACGACAGCCTCTGGCAAAAGTTCTGCGGCGCGATGGGTCTCGGGGACCTCAAGGATGACCCCCGCTTCGCCGTGAACGCCGACCGGGTGCGCAACCGGGAGGCTCTGACGCCCATCCTCGATGAATTTTTCGCCTCGCGCACCGCCGCCGAGACGCTGGAAACCCTCCGCACGGCGGGGGTCCCCTGCGGGCCGATCAACGATCTGGCCCAGGTGCTCTCCGAACCCCAGGTCCTGGCCCGGGAGATGGTGGTGGACGTGGATGCGCCCGGTGCGGGGCCGACCAAGGTCACCGGCGTGCCCATCAAACTCTCGGACACCCCGGGCGGGGTGCGGCTGCCGCCGCCCGCCCTCGGTCAGCACACCGACGAAATTCTCGAAAACCTGCTGGGTCTTGACGAAGCCGCCCGCCGATCGCTCCGCGAGGGCGGGGTGGTCTGAGGTTGCCATGAACATGGAGCCCGTTCGCATCGAAAAGCCGAAATCGCTCAGCCAAGTCGTCGCCGAGGAGGTGAAGGAGGCGATCCTCAAGGGCATCTTCCAGCCCGGGGACAAGCTGGTCGAGACGAATCTCACCCAGTCGCTCGGGGTGAGCCGCACCCCGCTGCGCGAGGCCTTCCGCGAGCTGGCCGCCGAGGGCTACATCACCGTCATCCCCCACAAGGGCGCCTACGTCAGCCGCATCACCCGGGAGGAGGCCTACGATCTCTACATCATCACGAGCGTCCTCGAAGGGCTCGCCACCCGGCTGGCCACCCCCCATCTTTGTGAGGGGAAGGCGCGCGAGGAGTTCCTCTCCCTCTACGAGGATTTGAAGGCGCAGCACAAAAAAGGGAATGTGGACGCCTACTGGGCCGCCAACCGCCATTTTCACCAGTTCATCGCCGACGCCTCGGGCAACGAGCGGCTGCAGGGGATAATCGACAACCTGCGGCGGCAGATTCTGAAAACACGGGTGATCACCCTGAACTACCCCGGGCGGCTCGATGAATCCATGGCGGAGCACGAGGAGATCCTTCAGGCGATTCTTCGGGAAGACGGCCGGGAAGCCGAGCGCCTCGTCATCGATCACCTCGAGAAGCAGAGCCGCTTCGTGCTCGATCTCCTCCCTCCGGAGCCGGAAGAAGAATGAGCGACAAGGACCCCCTCCGCGCCAACATCGAGGACTTCTACCAGCGGGCGGCCGCCTACACCCACAGCCTCCCCGAATCGGAAGCCGCCTGGCTGGGGGGCGTGATCCGGCAGACCGGCTGCGGGGCGGGCGCGCTTCTTGTGGACATCGGCGTGGGCACGGCGAACGCCGCTCTTCCCTTCCTCGAGGCGGGCGGGCGCCTGCTCGGGGTGGAGGTCGCCGCCGCGATGGCGGAGAAGGGAAGAACCCGCCTCGACGGGATGGGCCTGGGCGCCGCGGCCGCTTTTTTTCTCGGGGACGGCCACCGGATTCCCCTGGCGGAGGGGTGCGTGGATTTCTCCATCTGCCGGAATGTTTTTCATCACATGCGGTCCCCGGCCGAGGTCGTCGCCGAGATGGTCCGCATCCTCCGGCCGGGCGGCCACATCGCCGTCATGGATCACTACGCGCCGGATGGGGCCGCCGCGCAGGCGGAAATCCACGTCATCGAGAAGCTCCGCGAGCCCTCCCTCGTCCACACCGTCTCGCTCGCGGAGTTCAGGGCCCACTATGCGGCGGCCGGGGCCGATCTCATCGAGGCCCACACAGAGAAGGAGCGCCTCGGCGCCCTGGAATGGCTCGAGAGCGGCCGAACGCCGGAGGCGAACATCCCGGCCGTTTTGGATGGACTCGAAAAGATGCGCGATTCAGGCGGCGGCTGGTTCGAGGCCGAGGGCACGCGCGGTGCCCTCGCCATCCTCCGCAAGCGCGCGTTTGTTTTGGGGAAAAAGCGGTAGAGGGGTCGTTTCATTGCTGATTTTCAGAAATTTTCCCTGTTTACGATTTGGCTTGAAAATCAACGGAATCTTTTCGTCCTTTTCAAACGATTTTGGTTGACAGATTAAAGCTACCTTCCATATTTTAAAGTGAGTTAAAAATGGACTGGAAATCTCCGGTCGGCACTGGGCTTCAGTGAACACCGGGGCTTTTCGCTTTTATGGGAACCTTTTTAGCCCATATCCACCCACAGAACCTGCTGGGGAACGACGGAATTTCGTTTGTATTATATCGTAGGCCCGATTTGGCTGACTGGGTTTTAAAATATGACGGCCAATTGGATGACTTGGAACAACAGTAGACACATAATCTCTTTTTCTAAAGATGCAAAAACAAAGAACAAAAACCGGATATTCAGGATCTATTGACACGAGCCCGTGGTCACCACTTTCATCTGCATAGATTATAAAATTACTAGGTAGTGGGTCAGTCTGCTTGTTTTTCTTGTCATTCCGAGCGCCGGAGGCGCGAGGAATCCGCTTTTCCACAGCAGATTCCTCAGTCGCTGCGCTCCTTCGGAATGACACCACGGGTCCATTGTGCAAACGGACCCACGACCGGAATTTCCCCCTTTTCGCGCACGGGGATTTCTTATAGAATCCCCTGTTGTTGAGAGGGAGTGTTTCCCCCCCATCGCCGCCATCTGCATTTTTTCTCGTGTCTCGCCGCCGGAAAGTGAGTGTCCCATGCGTGCGCGCTCTTCCCTCACGCGGCGCCAGCTCATTGCCTCGGGGCTTGCCCTCGCGGCCTCGGCCGCTGCGGCCGGCGCTGCGGCGGCGGCGAAATTGCTCCCCACCCCGCGCCAGACGCCGGGGCCTTTCTACCCGCAACGGATACCCCTTGAGTCGGACAACGATTTGGCCCAGGTCGGAGGAAGCGATCGCCCGGCGGCCGGCCAGCTCACCCATGTCTTCGGAAGGGTGGTGGACGAGGACGGGCGCCCGGTCCGGGGCGCGCAGGTGGAAATCTGGCAGTGCGACGCTTTCGGCTTCTACCATCACCCCTGGGACCGGAGAGGGGAGGCGGATCCCGCCTTTCAGGGATACGGCCGGATGACCGTGGGCGCGGATGGCGGTTTCCGGTTCCGGACGATCCGGCCGGTCCCTTATCCCGGAAGGGCGCCCCACATCCATTTCGGCATCCGCGGCGCCGGAATCGGCTGGATGACGACCCAGATGTACCTCAAGGGACATCCGCTGAACGCGGCGGATGGGCCGCTCAACAGCGTGGATGACCCGGCGGCGCGGAGAAGCCTGATCGTGGATCTTCGTCCCGCCTCCAATCTGGAAGCGGGCGCGCTGGCCGGGCGTTTTGATATTGTGCTGGGGCGGAATGCCTTTCAGCGCTGAATTTCCAGCAGTCTTTATCGTGAGAGAGGAATAAATGGCCAGGAAGAAAGTGCGTCAAAAGGGAAAAGAGCCGGTCCGCCGATCTTCGAAAGGGAGCGGGAAGATCGTTGCGATTGCCGCCGTGGCCGCGGTCGTTCTTTTCGCCGCATACAGCTGGTGGCAGGCCGCAGACGACAAGAAGAATTTCCAGAAGCTGGCCGCCGCCGGAAAGGGAGCGCCTTCCCGGGCTGAGCAGCTTCCCTCCCTCGGAAACGCCCATCTCCAGCCGGGCCAGGCGGGCTCTTATGCCGATCGCTTTCCCACTTCGGGGGCCCACGCGCCGAATTGGAGCACACCGGGATTTTACGATGCGCCCCAGCCGAAGGAGATGCTCGTCCATGCCCTCGAGCACGGCAACATCGTCATCTACTACGATCAGCCCGATCCGAAGACCCTCGGCGCCATCCGCGCCTGGACCGATCTCTACCGCGGCCAATGGGACGGCGTTATCGCCGTTCCGGCCAAGGGGTTGGGCGCGCGGGTCGTGCTGACGGCCTGGACGCGCCGCCTGGCGATGGACCGGTTCGAGCCCGCGGCCGCCGCCGCCTTTGTGGACGCCTACCGCGGGCGCGGCCCGGAGAATCCGGTCCGCTAGCCCGAACCTCCCCGCATCTTCTGCGCGGGCCTTTCCCGCTGGATGTGCGAGAGTGAGCCTGTCCCGCCCCAAAGGGGAGGGCCGGCGCGCGCGCGCCGGGCGGGCCGGGCTTCGAAAAGGGGGCCATTGCACGATACTGAAGGATAATGACGGTTTTTTTGCGCCGAGGGGAGAAGGCGCGAGCGACAAGGCCCCCCGCCGGTCTAGATCAGCTCCCGCTTTCCCTGCGAGAAGGGAAATTTGATCGTCAGGCAGCCCTCGTTCAGCAGCCAGGGGCGCACGATGAACTTGCGCGCCCCGCTCTTGTGCATGGGATCGGCGGCGGCAATCTCCCTGGCTTCCGCAAGAGAGTTCGCGCGGACGATGACCATCCCCTCGCCGGTCCAGTACTCCTCGTTGTCGTCCCAGTGGGGCCCGGCGCCGAACATGATCCCCTTCCGCTCGAGTTCGGCCTGATATTCGAGATGTTCTTTGAGATTTTCCATCACGGGGCCGAGTTCGCCCGTGGGGGTGGTGAAATAGACATAGAGCTGCATGTTCAGGTGGCCGTGTTCGGCGCTTTTCTGGCGGATTTCCTTCGCGGTGGGGATCGGTGGTCCGGACATCTTTTCCTCCATCGTGTTTGTGAACGCCTCCGCCGGGGGAAGCAGGCACCCCGGGGAAGGAAGCGAATTCGGGGCCAAGGATGGATACAGATTTATCCTACGGGAAATTGGCGCGGATTTGAAGCCGGATCGCCCCGCGTTGCCTTCGATTTGCGGGGATGGCATCCTGCCAGCGTCTCTTTTTGAGGGAGGTTTTCCGGATGCGTAGACACCACGACATGGGCGGCGAGGCGGAGTTGGCCCGGCTCGTCACGCGCGACTGCATGATCGGCGTCGCTGTGCCGCGCGTTCCGGCAGGGCAGACATGAGCGAGGCCGCCGCCGATCCCTTGAAGGGCTACCGTGGCAAGGCCCGCGCGGTACTCGAATCCTTCGGCGTCCGCGTCTGGAGCGAGGTGGACGCCGAGACCACCCGCGGGAAATTCCACGGCATCATCCTTCCCCGGGCCGAACAGGCGGACGAGCACCACATCGTCCTGAAGCTCCTCACCGGCTACAACGTCGGCGTCGCCGCCGAAAATATCCTCCAGATGAAAGAGGTCGGCTACCGGGAGGCGAACTACCAGATCCCGGAGAAGGAATTTCCCAAAGATCCGGCCAAGCCCAACGTCACCCTTCTGGGGACCGGCGGCACCATCGCGAGCCGTCTCGATTACCGGACGGGCGCCGTCATCCCCGCCTTCGCGCCGGGGGAGCTCTACGGCGCGGTGCCCGAGCTGGCGGACATCTGCAATCTCGACACCATCAAGCTCTACGGCATCTTCAGCGAGAACATCGGCCCCGAGCACTGGATCGGCACCGCGCTGGCCATCGAGAAAGAGCTCGAAAAAGGGGTGGACGGCATCGTTATCGGCCACGGTACCGACACGATGCACTACACCGCCGCCGCCCTGACGTTCATGGTGCAGGATCCGCCGGTGCCCATCGTGATGGTCGGCTCCCAGCGATCGAGCGACCGGCCGAGTTCGGACGCGGCCCTGAACCTCATTCACGCGACCCAGGCCGCCGCGACGGGGCAGATCGCCGAGGTCATGGTCTGCATGTTCGGGCCGACGAGCGATGCGTACGCGCTGCTCCACCGCGGGGTGCGGGTGCGGAAGATGCACAGCAGCTACCGCTCGGCCTTCCGCACGCTGAGCGATGTGCCGCTCGCCAAAATCCAGGGCGAGACGCTGACCCCCATCAAGGAGGACTGGCGCCCCCGCGATCCGGCGCGAAAGCCGCGCATCCGCGCCTGCTTCGAGGAAAAGGTCGGGATACTCTACTACTACCCCAACATGCAGCCCGACGTGCTCGAGGGGTTCATCGAGAACGGCTACAAGGGGATCGTCATCGCGGGGACGGGTCTCGGCCATGTGAACAAGCCGCTCTATCCGGCGCTGGAAAAAGCGCGGGACGCGGGCATCCCGATGTTCATGACGGTGCAGACCCTGTGGGGTTTCGCGCAGATGTACGTCTACGATACGGGGCGGGACATCCAGGAGCGCGGCGTCATCCCGCTGGCGAACATGCTCCCCGAGGTGGCCTACGTGAAGCTCGGCTGGGCGCTCGGCCAGACGGGTGACCCCGCGGAGGTGAAGCGGATCATGCTGGAGCGGGTCTCGGACGAGATCACCGATCGGGAGCCCCCGAACGGCTATCTGATCCTCCAGGGCGGGCTTCCCGAGGTGGATGATTACCTAAAGAAATATTGGAAGTAAGATAACCTAAGTAATTGTTTTTAATTAAATAACTATCCTTGTCGCGTTTGCCATTTCTGGCGAACCCGCTCCCCGATCTCCTGTCCGCCGCGCCTTCCCCGGACTTCCTTCATCACCAAGCCCATGAGGTAGGCGAGGCGGTTCTCGTCCGCGGGATTGTGCATGGGGTCCGCCCCGTGGGCGGCGATGACTTCGGCCACCAGCTTTTCCAGCGCCTCATCCGCCAAGGGGGAGAGATTCAGGGCGCCGAGCGCGGCTTCGAGACTTTCTCCACCTGCCATTTTCCGGAGAAGCGCGGGGATGGCCTCGCGGCCGAATTTTCCATCTTGAAATGCTTGAAAAAGCGTGACCCATCCATCATCCGTGATGGCGGAGAGGTCCGCCTTCTTGATTGATTTGGCGGTGTGGACCAGGGTGCAGCCCGCGAGAAGGGGAGATGCGCCCGTTTCGGCCACGATGCGATCGAGCAGCGCCCCTCTGGGAGAAAAGGCGAGGGTGCTTACCACATCCTCCGGCAGCTTCCAGGAGAGGTAGCGGGTTTCGCGCTCCCAGGGCGGCTCGGGCATGGCCGCCTCGATGCGGGCGAGATGCGCCTCCTCGATGGGGATGAGGGGCAGGTCGGTGTCCGGGTACATCCGGTCGGAGCCCGCGAGGATTCTTTCGAAGTCCGTTGTTCCGTCCCCCAATGATTGTCGCGTTTCGTGGGGAATCTCCACGGCGGCCTCCCGCAGGCGGATTTCGATCTCCTGCACGGCGGTCCGAAGGTCGCCCTCGGGCCCGAACGCCACGAGGAGGGCGTCTTCATCCTTGGCGCCGGTGGCGCGGGCTGCCGCCTCCCAGTCGCGATCGCTCAGGATTTCCGGCCGGCGTGGATCGGCGGCGTCCCGGCAGAAGAGAATGGGGTTCTGATCGAGGCAGGCGATGACGCGCACCCTTCCCGCGACATCCCGCAGGAAGGGGATGCTTGTGTCCTCCGGCCCATCCTGGAGGTGCCAGCCGAGGATGCCCACGAAGCGGGGGACCCGTATCGCCCAGACTTGGTGACCCCGGGCACAGGCCTCCCGGAGGATGGGATCTTCGATTCCCTCCGCCGGGAGGGGGGCCGGCTGCGCCGTGACATCGTCGGGTCCGATGCCGCGCTTTCGGAGTTCCTCGCGGATCTCAAGCAGCCCCTTTTGCCGCAGGGCCTCGTTGTGGGTGAGCTGCCGGAAAGCCGAGAGCTGCGGCACGCCCTTGATTTCGACCCGCGGCGCCCCCTCGATGCTGACGTTCACGTCCTGGCGGACCGAGCCGATGCCCCGCCGCACTTTCCCCGTTGCGCGCAGCAACTGGCCGATCCGCCGGCCGACATCCACGACTTCATCGGGCGTCCGCATCTCCGGGTAGGTGACCACTTCGAGCAGGGGCATTCCCAGGCGGTCGGTGCGGAAGGTGATGCGGTGTCCCTCGTCGGCGACCTCGCGGCACGAGTCCTCCTCGAAGCTGATCTGGATGACGGGAACCTCCCGATCCCGCAGGGGGATTTTTCCCTCCACCCCGACGATGGCGGTGCGCTGGAAGCCGGTCGGGATGCTCCCGTCGAGGTACTGCTTCCGCGTGATGTGAATCTCCCCGACCACGCTGCAGCGAAGCAGAAGCGCCACCTCGAGCATGATGTCGATCACGCGTGGATCGGGCGGAAAAGGAGGGGTGTCGTCCATTTCGTAGGTGCAGACGGTGTCGTTCCGCACCTGGTAGACGACTTCCTTGCGGGTCTTGAACTCCATGAGGGCGGCCCGGTCGTACACGCCGAGTTCGGAGAGGGTCGGGCGCATGTGGCGGAGCACTTCGGCATCGAAATCGGTGGAATAGCGGCCCGCCGGACAGCGGCAGTAAAGCTTCCGGGCGGTCAGCAGCTGGTAGTGGACCTCCAGGCCGGAGCGGAAGCCCAGCGCGTCGTAATCGAGTTTTGTCATGCAATCCCAACCGAAATAGGGCCCCGGAATGTGCTTCCGGGGCGGTGAAAACAGCCGCGATTTTATGCCGATGAGCGCCCTGATCTCAAATCCCTTTCGGGTAATGGGAAAATCCGCGAACCCAGCCGGAATTCCGGGCCCCTTGGCTGGGGAAATGCCAAGAATGGGAGCGTTACCATGAAAGAAAAATATTATATTAATTTGTATATTTCAAGAATATATTGTAGAATATATTAATTCAATTATTTTAATTAAAGGAGTGCGCGATGCCCCAAACACGGGTCATATGTGTGGTTCGGGAGGCAGAGGAGGTTTTGGCGCATCTGGCGAAGCGTGCTGAAAATAATGGCGAAGCTGGAGAAAGCGACGGCTTTCTCCGCGCCCAGGCCTCCCTCATGGCAGTGCGCTTCGCCCTGGAGGGCGACACGCGGCTGATGGAGATGTTGACCCGAGGGGAGATTCCTTGTCCAAGATGCTTCGGCCGAGGGAAACTTTTCCCCTAGGCGCATCGTCGTTGTTTC
Protein-coding regions in this window:
- a CDS encoding class I SAM-dependent methyltransferase, with product MSDKDPLRANIEDFYQRAAAYTHSLPESEAAWLGGVIRQTGCGAGALLVDIGVGTANAALPFLEAGGRLLGVEVAAAMAEKGRTRLDGMGLGAAAAFFLGDGHRIPLAEGCVDFSICRNVFHHMRSPAEVVAEMVRILRPGGHIAVMDHYAPDGAAAQAEIHVIEKLREPSLVHTVSLAEFRAHYAAAGADLIEAHTEKERLGALEWLESGRTPEANIPAVLDGLEKMRDSGGGWFEAEGTRGALAILRKRAFVLGKKR
- a CDS encoding DUF3105 domain-containing protein yields the protein MARKKVRQKGKEPVRRSSKGSGKIVAIAAVAAVVLFAAYSWWQAADDKKNFQKLAAAGKGAPSRAEQLPSLGNAHLQPGQAGSYADRFPTSGAHAPNWSTPGFYDAPQPKEMLVHALEHGNIVIYYDQPDPKTLGAIRAWTDLYRGQWDGVIAVPAKGLGARVVLTAWTRRLAMDRFEPAAAAAFVDAYRGRGPENPVR
- the gatE gene encoding Glu-tRNA(Gln) amidotransferase subunit GatE — translated: MTKLDYDALGFRSGLEVHYQLLTARKLYCRCPAGRYSTDFDAEVLRHMRPTLSELGVYDRAALMEFKTRKEVVYQVRNDTVCTYEMDDTPPFPPDPRVIDIMLEVALLLRCSVVGEIHITRKQYLDGSIPTGFQRTAIVGVEGKIPLRDREVPVIQISFEEDSCREVADEGHRITFRTDRLGMPLLEVVTYPEMRTPDEVVDVGRRIGQLLRATGKVRRGIGSVRQDVNVSIEGAPRVEIKGVPQLSAFRQLTHNEALRQKGLLEIREELRKRGIGPDDVTAQPAPLPAEGIEDPILREACARGHQVWAIRVPRFVGILGWHLQDGPEDTSIPFLRDVAGRVRVIACLDQNPILFCRDAADPRRPEILSDRDWEAAARATGAKDEDALLVAFGPEGDLRTAVQEIEIRLREAAVEIPHETRQSLGDGTTDFERILAGSDRMYPDTDLPLIPIEEAHLARIEAAMPEPPWERETRYLSWKLPEDVVSTLAFSPRGALLDRIVAETGASPLLAGCTLVHTAKSIKKADLSAITDDGWVTLFQAFQDGKFGREAIPALLRKMAGGESLEAALGALNLSPLADEALEKLVAEVIAAHGADPMHNPADENRLAYLMGLVMKEVRGRRGGQEIGERVRQKWQTRQG
- a CDS encoding YciI family protein; amino-acid sequence: MSGPPIPTAKEIRQKSAEHGHLNMQLYVYFTTPTGELGPVMENLKEHLEYQAELERKGIMFGAGPHWDDNEEYWTGEGMVIVRANSLAEAREIAAADPMHKSGARKFIVRPWLLNEGCLTIKFPFSQGKRELI
- a CDS encoding protocatechuate 3,4-dioxygenase; the encoded protein is MRARSSLTRRQLIASGLALAASAAAAGAAAAAKLLPTPRQTPGPFYPQRIPLESDNDLAQVGGSDRPAAGQLTHVFGRVVDEDGRPVRGAQVEIWQCDAFGFYHHPWDRRGEADPAFQGYGRMTVGADGGFRFRTIRPVPYPGRAPHIHFGIRGAGIGWMTTQMYLKGHPLNAADGPLNSVDDPAARRSLIVDLRPASNLEAGALAGRFDIVLGRNAFQR
- the gatD gene encoding Glu-tRNA(Gln) amidotransferase subunit GatD is translated as MSEAAADPLKGYRGKARAVLESFGVRVWSEVDAETTRGKFHGIILPRAEQADEHHIVLKLLTGYNVGVAAENILQMKEVGYREANYQIPEKEFPKDPAKPNVTLLGTGGTIASRLDYRTGAVIPAFAPGELYGAVPELADICNLDTIKLYGIFSENIGPEHWIGTALAIEKELEKGVDGIVIGHGTDTMHYTAAALTFMVQDPPVPIVMVGSQRSSDRPSSDAALNLIHATQAAATGQIAEVMVCMFGPTSDAYALLHRGVRVRKMHSSYRSAFRTLSDVPLAKIQGETLTPIKEDWRPRDPARKPRIRACFEEKVGILYYYPNMQPDVLEGFIENGYKGIVIAGTGLGHVNKPLYPALEKARDAGIPMFMTVQTLWGFAQMYVYDTGRDIQERGVIPLANMLPEVAYVKLGWALGQTGDPAEVKRIMLERVSDEITDREPPNGYLILQGGLPEVDDYLKKYWK
- a CDS encoding CaiB/BaiF CoA-transferase family protein; this encodes AAQGTLLALYHREKTGVGQEVDVSMLDGQVALLTYHASSFFATGNVPPRRGNKHPSITPYETFSCRDGYFNIGVGNDSLWQKFCGAMGLGDLKDDPRFAVNADRVRNREALTPILDEFFASRTAAETLETLRTAGVPCGPINDLAQVLSEPQVLAREMVVDVDAPGAGPTKVTGVPIKLSDTPGGVRLPPPALGQHTDEILENLLGLDEAARRSLREGGVV
- a CDS encoding GntR family transcriptional regulator, with the translated sequence MNMEPVRIEKPKSLSQVVAEEVKEAILKGIFQPGDKLVETNLTQSLGVSRTPLREAFRELAAEGYITVIPHKGAYVSRITREEAYDLYIITSVLEGLATRLATPHLCEGKAREEFLSLYEDLKAQHKKGNVDAYWAANRHFHQFIADASGNERLQGIIDNLRRQILKTRVITLNYPGRLDESMAEHEEILQAILREDGREAERLVIDHLEKQSRFVLDLLPPEPEEE